From Vitis vinifera cultivar Pinot Noir 40024 chromosome 3, ASM3070453v1, the proteins below share one genomic window:
- the LOC100250741 gene encoding probable indole-3-acetic acid-amido synthetase GH3.1 has translation MAVDPILSSPLGPAASEKDAKALQFIEEMTRNADSVQERVLAEILSRNGETEYLKRFKLEGSTVRETFKSKIPVIKYEDLQPEIQRIANGDRSAILSAHPISEFLTSSGTSAGERKLMPTIQEELDRRQMLYSLLMPVMNLYVPGLDKGKGLYFLFVKSETRTPGGLLARPVLTSYYKSEHFKTRPYDPYNVYTSPNEAILCADSFQSMYTQMLCGIYERKQVLRLGAVFASGLLRAIRFLQLNWHQLTHDIRTGTLSPKITDPSVRNCVAGVLKPDPELADLVAGECSKDNWEGIITRIWPNTKYLDVIVTGAMAQYIPTLDYYSGGLPLACTMYASSECYFGLNLNPMSKPSEVSYTIMPNMAYFEFLPHEHSSIPLSRDSPPRLVDLAHVEVGKEYELVITTYAGLYRYRVGDILRVTGFHNSAPQFHFVRRKNVLLSIDSDKTDEAELQKAVDNASKLLREVNTSVVEYTSFADTKTIPGHYVIYWELLVKDSANSPSDELLGQCCLAMEESLNSVYRQGRVADNSIGPLEIRVVKSGTFEELMDYAISRGASINQYKVPRCVNFTPIMELLDSRVVSSHFSPALPHWTPARRR, from the exons ATGGCGGTTGATCCGATTCTCTCGTCTCCTCTCGGCCCAGCGGCatccgagaaggatgcaaaagCGCTTCAGTTCATTGAAGAAATGACCCGTAATGCCGATTCAGTTCAGGAGAGGGTGTTGGCTGAAATTTTGAGCCGAAACGGAGAAACTGAGTATCTGAAACGGTTCAAACTGGAAGGGTCAACGGTCCGTGAGACGTTTAAGTCTAAAATCCCGGTGATTAAGTATGAGGATCTGCAGCCTGAAATCCAGCGTATTGCCAATGGAGATCGCTCTGCGATCTTGTCGGCTCACCCCATTTCTGAATTCCTCACCAG CTCTGGGACATCAGCTGGTGAGAGGAAACTCATGCCCACTATTCAAGAAGAGTTGGATCGTCGTCAGATGCTCTACAGCCTTCTCATGCCTGTAATGAACTT ATATGTGCCTGGGTTGGACAAAGGAAAGGGTCTCTACTTTCTGTTTGTGAAGTCCGAAACGAGGACCCCTGGTGGGTTACTGGCTCGCCCAGTGCTCACAAGCTACTACAAAAGCGAACACTTCAAGACTCGCCCTTATGACCCCTACAACGTCTACACCAGTCCCAACGAAGCAATCCTCTGCGCTGACTCTTTCCAGAGCATGTACACCCAGATGCTCTGCGGCATCTACGAGCGCAAACAAGTCCTCCGGCTCGGAGCCGTCTTTGCCTCCGGCCTACTCAGAGCCATACGATTCCTCCAACTCAACTGGCACCAACTCACACATGACATCCGAACCGGAACTCTCAGCCCCAAAATCACTGACCCTTCGGTTAGAAATTGTGTAGCAGGTGTCCTGAAACCAGACCCAGAACTCGCCGACCTCGTCGCCGGCGAGTGCTCCAAGGACAACTGGGAGGGGATTATCACTCGAATTTGGCCTAACACAAAGTACCTCGATGTCATCGTCACCGGTGCAATGGCTCAGTACATTCCAACTCTGGACTACTACAGCGGTGGATTGCCACTTGCATGTACAATGTATGCGTCGTCGGAGTGCTATTTCGGACTCAATCTCAACCCCATGTCCAAACCCTCTGAAGTCTCCTACACCATAATGCCCAACATGGCTTACTTCGAGTTCCTTCCTCATGAGCACTCCTCCATCCCCTTGAGCCGCGATTCGCCTCCAAGACTCGTGGACCTGGCCCACGTCGAAGTGGGAAAAGAGTACGAACTCGTCATCACAACCTACGCCGGACTCTACCGCTACCGAGTCGGAGACATCCTCCGAGTCACCGGGTTCCACAACTCAGCCCCGCAGTTCCACTTCGTTCGCCGCAAGAACGTCCTCCTCAGCATCGACTCCGACAAGACCGACGAGGCCGAGTTGCAGAAGGCCGTCGACAACGCGTCGAAGCTCCTTCGAGAAGTCAACACCAGCGTCGTGGAGTACACCAGCTTCGCCGATACCAAAACGATTCCGGGTCACTATGTGATTTACTGGGAACTACTGGTGAAAGACTCGGCGAACTCGCCGAGCGACGAGCTACTGGGTCAGTGCTGTTTAGCGATGGAAGAATCGCTGAACTCAGTGTACCGACAAGGGCGAGTCGCAGACAACTCGATTGGGCCACTAGAGATACGCGTGGTGAAAAGTGGAACGTTCGAAGAACTGATGGATTACGCCATCTCCAGAGGAGCCTCCATTAACCAGTATAAGGTGCCGAGGTGCGTTAACTTTACACCAATCATGGAGCTCCTCGACTCCAGAGTGGTCTCGTCGCACTTTAGCCCTGCTCTACCTCATTGGACTCCGGCACGCCGGCGGTGA